A region of Arabidopsis thaliana chromosome 5, partial sequence DNA encodes the following proteins:
- the emb1692 gene encoding Ubiquitin carboxyl-terminal hydrolase family protein (embryo defective 1692 (emb1692); CONTAINS InterPro DOMAIN/s: RNA recognition domain, plant (InterPro:IPR021099); BEST Arabidopsis thaliana protein match is: Ubiquitin carboxyl-terminal hydrolase family protein (TAIR:AT4G01037.1); Has 538 Blast hits to 532 proteins in 58 species: Archae - 0; Bacteria - 4; Metazoa - 48; Fungi - 18; Plants - 406; Viruses - 7; Other Eukaryotes - 55 (source: NCBI BLink).), with the protein MMMALTQLVPSSPEKLFCFSSFFLPSIPLEIRRSNVTTKTSSKKLGSLSLNISCSAHKIVRSPSLDRHVVKQNRVRFVQKLNTLLLSKPKHYIPIEILYKCRSYLCIENPLAILSMIRRYPTIFELFTTPTPHLPMNATKPLSQLCVRLTSAASSLAMQELNLKSEISDKLATKLQKLLMLSSHRRLLLSKLVHIAPDFGFPPNFRSRLCNDYPDKFKTVDTSYGRALELVSSDPELANQMPSPEVDRGLIVDRPLKFKRLNLRRGLNLKRRHQGFLIKFRESPDVCPYKMSSDYLASESIEAEKRACAVVREVLGLTVEKRTLIDHLTHFRKEFSLPNKLRDLIVRHPELFYVSIKGMRDSVFLVEAYNDNGDLLDKDERLVIRERLIDLIQEGKRIRRERRRKGATLGDKSVEEKRKDDETIDDYDSDLDDEYEDGFENLFDSEDLGVEYHFDEEDDDDEAGVNGESVEYWSRKLSSSGSSSDEANSAVESW; encoded by the coding sequence ATGATGATGGCGCTTACTCAACTGGTTCCTTCTTCTCCAGAGAAGCTGTTCTGTTTCTCCAGCTTCTTCCTCCCTTCAATTCCTCTGGAGATTCGTAGAAGTAACGTAACTACGAAAACCAGTTCCAAGAAACTCGGAAGTCTGTCTTTGAACATCTCATGTTCAGCTCACAAGATTGTTCGGAGTCCATCTTTAGACAGACATGTAGTGAAGCAGAACAGAGTTCGCTTTGTGCAGAAGTTGAACACTTTGCTTCTCTCTAAACCAAAGCATTACATTCCAATTGAAATCCTCTATAAATGTCGTTCTTACCTCTGCATCGAAAATCCATTGGCCATTCTCTCAATGATCCGTCGGTATCCTACAATCTTTGAACTTTTTACGACACCTACGCCACATTTGCCTATGAATGCCACTAAGCCGTTATCTCAACTCTGTGTTCGTTTGACATCGGCTGCATCATCCCTTGCAATGCAAGAATTGAATCTGAAGTCTGAGATCTCTGATAAATTGGCTACTAAGCTCCAGAAGCTACTAATGTTGTCATCTCACCGCAGGTTGCTTTTGTCTAAACTGGTTCACATTGCCCCAGATTTTGGCTTCCCTCCTAATTTCAGGTCTCGGCTCTGCAATGACTATCCGGACAAGTTCAAGACTGTGGATACTTCCTATGGAAGAGCACTGGAGCTTGTCTCGTCGGATCCCGAATTGGCGAACCAAATGCCATCTCCTGAAGTTGATAGGGGTTTGATTGTTGATCGTCCTTTGAAGTTCAAGCGCTTGAATCTTCGGAGAGGTTTAAATTTGAAGAGACGGCACCAAGGTTTCTTGATAAAGTTCAGAGAATCACCTGACGTGTGTCCTTACAAAATGTCATCTGACTATCTGGCAAGTGAGTCAATTGAGGCGGAGAAGCGAGCTTGCGCAGTTGTAAGAGAGGTGTTGGGGTTAACGGTTGAGAAAAGGACCTTGATTGATCATTTGACACATTTCAGGAAGGAGTTTTCTTTACCAAATAAGTTAAGAGACTTGATTGTGAGACATCCAGAGCTATTCTATGTGAGTATAAAAGGCATGAGAGACTCTGTGTTTCTCGTTGAAGCATACAATGACAATGGTGATCTTCTAGATAAAGATGAGAGATTGGTGATAAGAGAACGTTTGATAGATCTTATTCAAGAAGGAAAGAGAATTAGACgtgaacgaagaagaaaaggcgCCACACTTGGTGATAAAAGCGtggaagagaaaaggaaagatgATGAAACAATTGATGATTATGATAGTGATCTGGATGATGAATATGAAGATGGGTTTGAGAATTTGTTTGACTCAGAAGATTTAGGTGTGGAATATCATttcgacgaagaagatgatgatgatgaggcaGGGGTTAATGGTGAAAGTGTAGAGTATTGGAGTAGAAAGCTTTCGTCTTCAGGTAGTAGCAGTGATGAAGCAAATAGTGCTGTGGAATCATGGTGa
- a CDS encoding uncharacterized protein (unknown protein; Has 30201 Blast hits to 17322 proteins in 780 species: Archae - 12; Bacteria - 1396; Metazoa - 17338; Fungi - 3422; Plants - 5037; Viruses - 0; Other Eukaryotes - 2996 (source: NCBI BLink).) — MISQHFLLHHSYYQEKKKVFYSNITAHALSSSSSSSK; from the coding sequence ATGATTTCACAACACTTTTTGCTTCATCACTCTTACTAccaggagaagaagaaagttttctACTCCAATATCACTGCTCATGCCTTGtcatcgtcatcttcttcatcaaaatga
- a CDS encoding Mitochondrial import inner membrane translocase subunit Tim17/Tim22/Tim23 family protein (Mitochondrial import inner membrane translocase subunit Tim17/Tim22/Tim23 family protein; FUNCTIONS IN: protein transporter activity; INVOLVED IN: protein transport; LOCATED IN: mitochondrial inner membrane; EXPRESSED IN: 22 plant structures; EXPRESSED DURING: 13 growth stages; CONTAINS InterPro DOMAIN/s: Mitochondrial inner membrane translocase complex, subunit Tim17/22 (InterPro:IPR003397); Has 40 Blast hits to 40 proteins in 18 species: Archae - 0; Bacteria - 0; Metazoa - 9; Fungi - 0; Plants - 29; Viruses - 0; Other Eukaryotes - 2 (source: NCBI BLink).): MEAVEKPEETIPGNSSRLAGNPNWGTATVVGVFAGLLYGGSKEASASVSKDAEVMLKMGSTQDKREQHRLMRDAMEKRFIRVTRGSLIGGMRLGMFTASFFSLQNFLAETRGVHDVFNVVGAGSATAAVFGLIMPGSLAWRARNVLLGSVLGATVCFPLGWVQLKLMKKANEGNNVDTGHHGEVTSGVGAAIERLEQQLRK; this comes from the exons ATGGAAGCGGTAGAAAAACCCGAAGAAACAATCCCAGGG AATTCTTCAAGATTAGCTGGAAATCCCAACTGGGGAACAGCAACTGTTGTTGGAGTATTTGCAGGATTGCTATATGGAGGGAGCAAAGAAGCTTCTGCTTCTGTG agcaaagatGCAGAAGTGATGTTGAAGATGGGTAGTACACAGGATAAGCGTGAACAACACAGGTTGATGCGAGATGCAATGGAGAAAAGGTTCATCCGAGTAACTCGTGGCTCCCTCATTGGAGGGATGCGTCTTGGAATGTTCACTGCTTCCTTCTTTAGTCTACAAAACTTTTTAGCTGAGACCCGAGGAGTGCATGATGTTTTCAATGTGGTTGGAGCTGGTTCAGCTACTGCTGCAGTTTTTGGCCTAATCA TGCCGGGGTCTCTTGCTTGGCGTGCGCGGAATGTGTTGCTTGGTTCAGTTCTTGGAGCCACAGTGTGCTTCCCTCTTG GGTGGGTACAACTGAAGCTCATGAAGAAAGCAAACGAAGGCAATAACGTTGACACAGGCCACCACGGTGAGGTCACGAGTGGTGTTGGTGCAGCCATTGAGAGACTCGAACAACagttgagaaaataa
- a CDS encoding Transducin/WD40 repeat-like superfamily protein (Transducin/WD40 repeat-like superfamily protein; CONTAINS InterPro DOMAIN/s: WD40 repeat 2 (InterPro:IPR019782), WD40 repeat-like-containing domain (InterPro:IPR011046), WD40 repeat, conserved site (InterPro:IPR019775), WD40-repeat-containing domain (InterPro:IPR017986), WD40/YVTN repeat-like-containing domain (InterPro:IPR015943), WD40 repeat (InterPro:IPR001680), WD40 repeat, subgroup (InterPro:IPR019781); BEST Arabidopsis thaliana protein match is: Transducin/WD40 repeat-like superfamily protein (TAIR:AT2G32950.1); Has 4234 Blast hits to 3983 proteins in 322 species: Archae - 2; Bacteria - 280; Metazoa - 1738; Fungi - 841; Plants - 754; Viruses - 0; Other Eukaryotes - 619 (source: NCBI BLink).) — protein sequence MDAADCYLEGNADAVEFCPHESYANLLAASTYTLQEGDCPSRSGSVYLFDVGDVEDVGLNLIQKIDTAGVFDIRWSRGGDGGDVALAQADADGCLIVYKIDETESKGTLREVSGKRISSSMCLCLDWDPSSTSIVVGLSDGSASVVSFTDSNLETVQEWKGHDFELWTASFDLNNPNLVYTGSDDCKFSCWDIRDSPADNRVFQNSKVHTMGVCCISSNPSDPYSIFTGSYDETLRVWDTRSVSRPLNETSVSLGGGVWRIKHHPSLSGVVLAACMHNGFALAKVSDGKGEVLESYNKHHSLAYGADWYRGKDQKQSVVATCSFYDRLLRVWMPITDFSTRCS from the exons ATGGACGCAGCAGATTGCTATCTCGAAGGAAACGCCGACGCCGTAGAATTCTGTCCTCACGAGTCTTACGCAAACTTGCTCGCAGCTTCGACTTATACACTTCAAGAAGGAGATTGTCCCTCTCGATCCGGGTCAGTGTATCTATTTGATGTCGGAGATGTTGAAGATGTTGGCTTGAATCTTATCCAGAAAATTGACACTGCTGGAGTTTTCGATATCCGGTGGAGTCGTGGTGGCGATGGAGGAGACGTGGCGCTTGCTCAGGCTGATGCTGATGGATGCTTGATAGTTTACAAGATAGATGAGACTGAAAGTAAAG GTACTCTGAGAGAAGTCTCCGGGAAAAGAATCAGCTCATCAATGTGTCTTTGTTTGGATTGGGAtccatcatcaacatcaatcGTTGTTGGTTTATCAGATGGCTCTGCTTCAGTTGTTTCATTCACGGATTCTAATCTAGAAACAGTTCAAGAATGGAAAGGGCATGACTTTGAGCTTTGGACGGCGTCATTCGATCTCAACAATCCTAATTTGGTCTATACTGGATCAGATGATTGCAAGTTCAGCTGTTGGGATATCAGAGATAGTCCGGCTGACAATCGGGTTTTTCAGAATTCCAAAGTTCATACAATGGGTGTTTGCTGTATTTCATCAAACCCAAGTGATCCTTACTCTATATTCACCGGAAGTTATGATGAAACCTTAAGAGTTTGGGACACGAGGTCTGTTTCGAGACCTCTGAACGAAACATCAGTGTCTTTAGGTGGTGGAGTGTGGAGAATCAAGCACCATCCTTCTCTGAGCGGTGTTGTATTGGCGGCTTGTATGCATAACGGTTTTGCTTTAGCGAAGGTTAGTGATGGGAAAGGTGAAGTGTTGGAGAGTTATAACAAGCATCATTCTCTTGCTTATGGAGCAGATTGGTACAGAGGGAAAGATCAGAAGCAAAGCGTTGTGGCAACTTGTTCGTTTTATGATCGGCTTCTTCGGGTATGGATGCCGATAACTGATTTTTCCACACGATGTTCCTAA
- a CDS encoding Disease resistance protein (CC-NBS-LRR class) family (Disease resistance protein (CC-NBS-LRR class) family; FUNCTIONS IN: ATP binding; INVOLVED IN: N-terminal protein myristoylation, defense response; LOCATED IN: cellular_component unknown; CONTAINS InterPro DOMAIN/s: Leucine-rich repeat-containing protein (InterPro:IPR015766), NB-ARC (InterPro:IPR002182), Disease resistance protein (InterPro:IPR000767); BEST Arabidopsis thaliana protein match is: Disease resistance protein (CC-NBS-LRR class) family (TAIR:AT1G12220.2); Has 14258 Blast hits to 13662 proteins in 567 species: Archae - 8; Bacteria - 542; Metazoa - 1192; Fungi - 130; Plants - 12234; Viruses - 0; Other Eukaryotes - 152 (source: NCBI BLink).) yields MGGCVSVSISCDQLTKNVCSCLNRNGDYIHGLEENLTALQRALEQIEQRREDLLRKILSEERRGLQRLSVVQGWVSKVEAIVPRVNELVRMRSVQVQRLCLCGFCSKNLVSSYRYGKRVMKMIEEVEVLRYQGDFAVVAERVDAARVEERPTRPMVAMDPMLESAWNRLMEDEIGILGLHGMGGVGKTTLLSHINNRFSRVGGEFDIVIWIVVSKELQIQRIQDEIWEKLRSDNEKWKQKTEDIKASNIYNVLKHKRFVLLLDDIWSKVDLTEVGVPFPSRENGCKIVFTTRLKEICGRMGVDSDMEVRCLAPDDAWDLFTKKVGEITLGSHPEIPTVARTVAKKCRGLPLALNVIGETMAYKRTVQEWRSAIDVLTSSAAEFSGMEDEILPILKYSYDNLKSEQLKLCFQYCALFPEDHNIEKNDLVDYWIGEGFIDRNKGKAENQGYEIIGILVRSCLLMEENQETVKMHDVVREMALWIASDFGKQKENFIVQAGLQSRNIPEIEKWKVARRVSLMFNNIESIRDAPESPQLITLLLRKNFLGHISSSFFRLMPMLVVLDLSMNRDLRHLPNEISECVSLQYLSLSRTRIRIWPAGLVELRKLLYLNLEYTRMVESICGISGLTSLKVLRLFVSGFPEDPCVLNELQLLENLQTLTITLGLASILEQFLSNQRLASCTRALRIENLNPQSSVISFVATMDSLQELHFADSDIWEIKVKRNETVLPLHIPTTTTFFPNLSQVSLEFCTRLRDLTWLIFAPNLTVLRVISASDLKEVINKEKAEQQNLIPFQELKELRLENVQMLKHIHRGPLPFPCLQKILVNGCSELRKLPLNFTSVPRGDLVIEAHKKWIEILEWEDEATKARFLPTLKAFPENIDADGYEISF; encoded by the exons ATGGGAGGTTGTGTCTCTGTATCAATATCATGTGATCAGTTGACGAAGAATGTTTGTAGTTGCTTAAACAGGAATGGAGATTACATTCATGGCTTAGAGGAGAATCTGACAGCTCTGCAGAGAGCTCTTGAGCAGATTGAGCAAAGACGAGAAGATTTGTTGAGAAAGATTTTGTCTGAAGAAAGACGAGGTTTACAACGACTTTCTGTTGTGCAAGGATGGGTTTCAAAAGTTGAAGCAATAGTACCTCGAGTTAACGAACTCGTCAGAATGAGATCTGTTCAAGTCCAAAGGTTGTGTCTTTGTGGGTTTTGTTCCAAGAATCTTGTCTCAAGCTACCGTTATGGGAAGAGAGTAATGAAGATGATAGAGGAAGTTGAGGTTCTTCGATATCAGGGAGATTTCGCTGTGGTGGCTGAGAGAGTTGATGCAGCAAGAGTGGAAGAGAGGCCTACTAGACCTATGGTTGCTATGGATCCAATGCTTGAGAGTGCGTGGAACCGTCTAATGGAAGATGAGATTGGGATTCTTGGTCTTCATGGTATGGGTGGAGTAGGTAAAACTACACTTCTCAGTCATATCAACAATAGATTCTCTAGAGTTGGGGGCGAGTTTGATATTGTGATTTGGATTGTGGTCTCCAAAGAGTTACAGATCCAGAGGATCCAAGATGAGATATGGGAGAAGTTACGGTCTGATAACGAGAAGTGGAAACAGAAAACAGAGGACATAAAAGCATCTAACATTTACAATGTGTTAAAGCACAAAAGGTTTGTCTTGTTATTGGATGACATATGGAGTAAAGTGGATTTAACAGAGGTGGGAGTTCCGTTTCCGAGTAGAGAAAACGGATGCAAAATAGTATTCACCACTCGGTTGAAAGAAATCTGCGGGCGGATGGGAGTTGATAGCGATATGGAAGTCCGGTGTTTAGCCCCGGATGATGCGTGGGATTTGTTTACTAAGAAAGTAGGAGAGATCACATTAGGGAGCCACCCTGAGATTCCCACAGTCGCAAGAACAGTTGCTAAGAAATGTCGCGGCCTACCATTGGCCCTTAACGTCATTGGTGAAACAATGGCATATAAAAGGACAGTGCAAGAATGGCGTTCAGCAATCGACGTTTTGACTTCATCTGCAGCTGAGTTTTCAGGTATGGAAGATGAGATTCTACCTATTCTAAAGTACAGCTATGATAATTTAAAAAGTGAACAGCTCAAATTGTGCTTCCAGTACTGTGCTTTGTTTCCAGAAGATCATAACATTGAGAAAAATGATTTGGTAGATTACTGGATAGGTGAGGGATTCATAGATAGAAACAAAGGTAAAGCTGAGAACCAAGGTTATGAAATTATCGGTATTCTAGTTCGTTCATGCTTATTGATGGAGGAGAATCAAGAAACGGTGAAGATGCATGATGTGGTCCGAGAAATGGCATTGTGGATAGCATCTGATTTTggaaagcaaaaagaaaactttatagTGCAAGCGGGCTTACAGTCGAGGAACATACCTGAGATCGAGAAGTGGAAAGTTGCGAGAAGGGTGTCATTGATGTTTAACAACATTGAAAGTATACGTGATGCTCCTGAATCTCCCCAACTTATAACTTTGCTCCTCCGAAAGAACTTCTTGGGGCATATCTCAAGCAGCTTCTTTCGGTTGATGCCAATGCTAGTTGTTCTTGATCTATCAATGAACAGGGATCTCAGACATTTGCCAAATGAAATATCAGAATGTGTCTCATTGCAGTATCTGAGCTTATCACGTACAAGGATAAGGATTTGGCCTGCTGGTTTAGTAGAGTTGAGGAAACTTTTATACCTGAATTTGGAGTACACAAGGATGGTAGAGAGTATCTGTGGCATATCAGGTTTAACAAGTTTGAAAGTGTTGAGATTATTTGTTTCCGGTTTCCCTGAAGATCCCTGTGTTTTGAACGAGTTGCAGCTTTTGGAAAACTTGCAAACTTTAACCATAACTCTTGGTCTTGCTTCTATTTTGGAACAATTCCTTAGCAACCAGAGGTTGGCAAGCTGTACACGAGCTCTGCGCATCGAGAATCTTAATCCGCAATCATCTGTAATCTCATTTGTTGCTACTATGGACAGTCTTCAAGAGCTTCATTTTGCAGACTCTGACATTTGGGAGATCAAGGTAAAGAGGAATGAGACGGTTTTGCCTCTGCACATCCCAACCACTACCACATTCTTCCCAAACCTCTCGCAAGTGTCTTTAGAATTCTGCACAAGATTGCGGGATTTGACGTGGCTGATCTTTGCTCCAAATCTTACGGTTCTACGAGTAATTTCAGCGAGTGACCTGAAAGAAGtaataaacaaagagaaagctGAGCAGCAAAACCTTATTCCCTTCCAAGAACTAAAAGAGTTGCGGCTAGAAAATGTTCAGATGCTAAAACACATCCACCGGGGTCCCCTGCCATTTCCCTGTTTACagaaaattttggttaatggATGCTCAGAGCTGAGAAAACTTCCACTCAATTTCACGAGTGTCCCAAGAGGTGATCTTGTCATAGAGGCACATAAAAAATGGATAGAAATCCTTGAATGGGAAGATGAAGCCACCAAAGCCCGTTTCTTGCCTACACTCAAG GCTTTTCCGGAGAACATCGACGCTGACGGCTATGAGATTTCCTTCTGA
- the GRXC1 gene encoding Thioredoxin superfamily protein (Thioredoxin superfamily protein; FUNCTIONS IN: electron carrier activity, arsenate reductase (glutaredoxin) activity, protein disulfide oxidoreductase activity; INVOLVED IN: N-terminal protein myristoylation, cell redox homeostasis; LOCATED IN: cellular_component unknown; EXPRESSED IN: 24 plant structures; EXPRESSED DURING: 15 growth stages; CONTAINS InterPro DOMAIN/s: Thioredoxin fold (InterPro:IPR012335), Glutaredoxin (InterPro:IPR002109), Glutaredoxin subgroup (InterPro:IPR014025), Glutaredoxin, eukaryotic/virial (InterPro:IPR011899), Thioredoxin-like fold (InterPro:IPR012336); BEST Arabidopsis thaliana protein match is: Glutaredoxin family protein (TAIR:AT5G40370.1); Has 30201 Blast hits to 17322 proteins in 780 species: Archae - 12; Bacteria - 1396; Metazoa - 17338; Fungi - 3422; Plants - 5037; Viruses - 0; Other Eukaryotes - 2996 (source: NCBI BLink).), with translation MGSMFSGNRMSKEEMEVVVNKAKEIVSAYPVVVFSKTYCGYCQRVKQLLTQLGATFKVLELDEMSDGGEIQSALSEWTGQTTVPNVFIKGNHIGGCDRVMETNKQGKLVPLLTEAGAIADNSSQL, from the exons atgggtTCAATGTTCAGTGGAAACCGAATGAGCAAGGAAGagatggaggtggtggtgaaCAAGGCTAAAGAGATCGTCTCTGCTTATCCCGTTGTTGTCTTCAG CAAGACATACTGTGGTTATTGCCAGAGGGTGAAGCAGTTACTGACGCAGCTAGGAGCAACTTTTAAAGTACTTGAGCTCGATGAAATGA GTGATGGAGGTGAGATCCAATCAGCTTTATCAGAGTGGACTGGACAGACCACAGTTCCAAACGTCTTCATCAAAGGAAACCACATCGGTGGATGCGATA GAGTGATGGAGACCAACAAGCAAGGCAAGCTTGTGCCTCTACTTACTGAAGCTGGGGCTATTGCAGATAACTCTTCTCAACTTTGA
- a CDS encoding uncharacterized protein (unknown protein; FUNCTIONS IN: molecular_function unknown; INVOLVED IN: biological_process unknown; LOCATED IN: chloroplast; EXPRESSED IN: 25 plant structures; EXPRESSED DURING: 15 growth stages; BEST Arabidopsis thaliana protein match is: unknown protein (TAIR:AT1G48460.1); Has 30201 Blast hits to 17322 proteins in 780 species: Archae - 12; Bacteria - 1396; Metazoa - 17338; Fungi - 3422; Plants - 5037; Viruses - 0; Other Eukaryotes - 2996 (source: NCBI BLink).) → MAAKLVSSSASSLVPSIFSPFQPRSSFQFRSPRVQPAHLHCYHSLHLKTDKIGSLHISSRGQKPSEVSRKRTYLPLATSEEKFHYTEDTTNDPDTVSPQIGTEATPRDDDSTIQYNRNDGKPGFISFYNPRNKTEDIIIPPETQSPWGRLLWLIGPAVLVSSFILPPVYLRRIVSAVFEDSLLTDFLILFFTEALFYCGVAAFLLIIDRSRKGSGKVPQNRINPSQLGQRISSVATLVLSLMIPMVTMGFVWPWTGPAASATLAPYLVGIVVQFAFEQYARYRNSPSSPIIPIIFQVYRLHQLNRAAQLVTALSFTVKGAEATVNNLAIKKSLGTLLNVIQVLGVISIWSISSFLMWLSSPSQNQS, encoded by the exons ATGGCTGCTAAACTTGTGTCCTCCTCggcttcttctttggttccATCCATTTTCTCGCCGTTTCAACCTCGGAGTTCCTTTCAG TTTCGTTCACCGAGGGTTCAGCCTGCTCATCTCCATTGTTACCATTCTCTGCACCTTAAAACTGATAAAA TTGGCTCTCTTCACATTTCCTCAAGAGGCCAAAAACCAAGCGAAGTCTCCCGAAAGAGAACTTATTTGCCTCTTGCTACTTCAGAAGAAAAGTTCCACTACACTGAAGATACAACAAATGATCCAGACACAGTAAGTCCCCAAATTGGCACCGAAGCTACACCTAGAGATGATGATTCAACTATCCAATACAATAGAAATGACGGGAAACCGGGTTTCATTTCGTTTTACAATCCTCGGAATAAAACTGAGGATATCATTATCCCCCCTGAAACTCAAAGTCCATGGGGACGCCTGCTCTGGCTCATTGGTCCTGCAGTCTTAGTCTCCTCTTTCATTTTACCTCCAGTTTACTTACGAAGAATAGTCTCAGCAGTTTTTGAAGATTCTTTGCTCACAG ACTTCCTCATCCTGTTCTTCACCGAGGCTCTCTTCTACTGCGGAGTCGCTGCATTTCTTCTGATAATAGACCGCTCAAGAAAAGGATCCGGAAAAGTTCCCCAGAACCGAATCAATCCTTCTCAGTTAGGACAAAGAATCTCCTCTGTAGCAACATTAGTGCTGAGTCTCATGATTCCAATGGTGACAATGGGATTCGTCTGGCCATGGACTGGACCTGCAGCATCAGCTACTCTTGCACCATACCTCGTTGGTATCGTTGTTCAGTTTGCATTCGAACAGTACGCAAGATATCGTAACTCTCCATCATCTCCTATCATCCCCATCATCTTTCAG gTATACAGACTTCATCAGCTGAACCGAGCGGCGCAACTAGTAACAGCATTGTCATTTACGGTTAAAGGAGCAGAGGCAACAGTTAATAATCTGGCAATCAAGAAATCACTGGGCACACTTTTGAATGTGATACAGGTTTTGGGTGTGATTTCAATCTGGTCTATATCTAGCTTCCTCATGTGGTTATCATCACCTTCCCAAAACCAGTCTTGA